The following proteins are encoded in a genomic region of Amblyraja radiata isolate CabotCenter1 chromosome 19, sAmbRad1.1.pri, whole genome shotgun sequence:
- the atp23 gene encoding mitochondrial inner membrane protease ATP23 homolog isoform X1: MDPGEEGDRGYGLFPQHKGRKDKKGLLAESLFTFNHKCQLMLKVALDTSPFAKLLMDAMKSSGCTVYKDRHFSCEDCDGTVSGGFDAEISQIVLCQNNIHQQEHMNRVVTHELIHSFDHCRAHVDWFNNIKHLACSEIRAANLSGECTFGNELSRFNFGLKQHHQKCVRERACRSILAVRKVSRETAMKAVDDVFDSCFNDHEPFGRVPHNKSDAKYAYRDFQNRNRFYTNL, from the exons ATGGATccaggggaggagggggaccgtggCTACGGGCTGTTCCCCCAGCACAAGGGGAGGAAAGATAAGAAGGGCCTGCTCGCCGAAAGTCTCTTCACCTTCAACCACAAGTGCCAGCTGATGCTGAAAGTCGCCCTGGACACGa GTCCTTTTGCAAAACTACTTATGGATGCCATGAAAAGTTCAGGGTG CACCGTATATAAGGATCGTCACTTCTCCTGTGAAGACTGTGATGGAACTGTCAGTGGAGGTTTTGATGCTGAAATATCGCAG atTGTCTTATGCCAGAATAATATCCACCAGCAAGAGCACATGAACCGAGTCGTGACCCATGAATTAATCCATTCGTTTGATCACTGTCGTGCGCATGTGGATTGGTTCAACAACATAAAACACCTCGCCTGCTCAGAG ATTCGAGCTGCTAATCTCAGTGGTGAATGCACGTTTGGGAACGAATTGAGCAGATTCAATTTTGGCCTAAAGCAGCACCATCAA AAATGCGTACGTGAACGAGCCTGCCGTTCGATATTAGCCGTTCGCAAAGTCAGTCGAGAAACTGCGATGAAAGCTGTTGATGATGTTTTTGATAGCTGTTTTAATGACCATGAACCCTTTGGAAGAGTTCCACACAATAAAAGTGACGCAAAATACGCCTATAGGGATTTTCAGAATCGAAATAGATTTTACACAAATCTTTGA
- the atp23 gene encoding mitochondrial inner membrane protease ATP23 homolog isoform X2, which yields MISAIFYVFSTVYKDRHFSCEDCDGTVSGGFDAEISQIVLCQNNIHQQEHMNRVVTHELIHSFDHCRAHVDWFNNIKHLACSEIRAANLSGECTFGNELSRFNFGLKQHHQKCVRERACRSILAVRKVSRETAMKAVDDVFDSCFNDHEPFGRVPHNKSDAKYAYRDFQNRNRFYTNL from the exons ATGATATCTGCAATATTCTATGTCTTCAGCACCGTATATAAGGATCGTCACTTCTCCTGTGAAGACTGTGATGGAACTGTCAGTGGAGGTTTTGATGCTGAAATATCGCAG atTGTCTTATGCCAGAATAATATCCACCAGCAAGAGCACATGAACCGAGTCGTGACCCATGAATTAATCCATTCGTTTGATCACTGTCGTGCGCATGTGGATTGGTTCAACAACATAAAACACCTCGCCTGCTCAGAG ATTCGAGCTGCTAATCTCAGTGGTGAATGCACGTTTGGGAACGAATTGAGCAGATTCAATTTTGGCCTAAAGCAGCACCATCAA AAATGCGTACGTGAACGAGCCTGCCGTTCGATATTAGCCGTTCGCAAAGTCAGTCGAGAAACTGCGATGAAAGCTGTTGATGATGTTTTTGATAGCTGTTTTAATGACCATGAACCCTTTGGAAGAGTTCCACACAATAAAAGTGACGCAAAATACGCCTATAGGGATTTTCAGAATCGAAATAGATTTTACACAAATCTTTGA